One window of Bos indicus isolate NIAB-ARS_2022 breed Sahiwal x Tharparkar chromosome 18, NIAB-ARS_B.indTharparkar_mat_pri_1.0, whole genome shotgun sequence genomic DNA carries:
- the ZNF568 gene encoding zinc finger protein 568 isoform X3, with protein sequence MKPAQRNLYRDVMLENYSNLVTVGCQVTKPDVIFKLEQEEEPWVVEEEMLGRHCPEVWKVDEQIKKQQETLVRNVTSISKKTLIKENAVEYKNVAKVFPLDSDIVTSRQKFFECDSLDKDFEHSLDLFSYEKGFIKKKSYECNKYGKPFYHCSSHVITPFKCNQCGQDFSHRFDLIRHERSHAGEKPYECKECGKAFSRKENLITHQKIHTGEKPYKCNECGKAFIQMSNLIRHQRIHTGEKPYACKDCWKAFSQKSNLIEHERIHTGEKPYECKECGKAFSQKQNLIEHEKIHTGEKPYACNECGRAFSRMSSVNLHMRSHTGEKPYKCNKCGKAFSQCSVFIIHMRSHTGEKPYVCSECGKAFSQSSSLTVHMRNHTAEKPYECNECGKAFSRKENLITHQKIHTGEKPYECNECGKAFIQMSNLIRHQRIHTGEKPYACTVCGKAFSQKSNLTEHEKIHTGEKPYHCNQCGKAFSQRQNLLEHEKIHTGEKPFKCNECGKAFSRISSLTLHVRSHTGEKPYECNKCGKAFSQCSLLIIHMRIHTGEKPYECNECGKAFSQRASLSIHKRGHTGEKRRVY encoded by the coding sequence AAGTTTGGAAAGTTGATgaacagatcaagaagcaacaggaaaCCCTTGTGAGGAATGTCACATCCATCTCCAAGAAAACTCTGATTAAGGAAAATGCCGTTGAATATAAAAATGTTGCAAAAGTATTTCCTCTGGACTCAGACATTGTTACTTCAAGACAAAAGTTTTTCGAATGTGACTCACTTGATAAGGATTTTGAACATAGTTTAGACTTATTTAGTTATGAGAAAggctttataaaaaagaaaagttatgaatgtAATAAGTATGGGAAACCATTTTACCATTGCTCATCCCATGTCATAACCCCCTTTAAGTGTAATCAGTGTGGACAGGATTTTAGTCATAGATTTGACCTCATCAGACATGAGAGAAGTCAtgctggagagaaaccctatgaatgtaaggaatgtggaaaaGCTTTCAGTAGGAAGGAAAATCTTATTACACATCAAAAAATTCATACTGGGGAAAAACCATATAAGTGTAATGAATGTGGAAAAGCTTTCATTCAGATGTCAAACCTTATTAGacaccagagaattcatactggagagaaaccttatgcaTGTAAAGATTGTTGGAAGGCCTTCAGCCAGAAATCAAATCTCATTGAACAtgagagaattcatactggagaaaaaccctatgaatgtaaggaatgtggaaaagccttcagcCAGAAGCAAAATCTTATTGAACACGAGAAaattcatactggtgagaaaccttATGCATGTAATGAATGTGGTAGAGCTTTTTCTCGGATGTCATCTGTTAATCTACATATGAGAAGTCACACAGGGGAGAAACCctataaatgtaataaatgtgGAAAAGCCTTCTCTCAATGCTCAGTATTTATTATACATATGAGAAGTCATACAGGTGAGAAACCCTATGTATGTAGTGAATGTGGAAAAGCATTCTCTCAAAGTTCATCCCTTACTGTACACATGAGAAATCATACAGctgagaaaccctatgaatgtaatgaatgtggaaaagccttcagcaggaaagaaaatctcattacacatcagaaaattcatactggagaaaaaccttatgaatgtaatgaatgtgggaaagcttttATTCAGATGTCAAACCTCATCCGACACCAGAGAATTCATACCGGTGAAAAACCCTATGCGTGTACAGTATGTGGAAAAGCCTTTAGTCAGAAATCAAATCTCACGGAACATGAaaaaattcatactggagagaaaccctatcaTTGTAATCAATGTGGAAAAGCTTTCAGTCAGAGACAAAACCTCCTTGAACATGAaaaaattcatactggagagaaaccatttAAATGTAATGAGTGCGGTAAAGCTTTTTCTCGAATCTCATCCCTTACTCTTCATGTTAGAAGTCATACAGGGGAGAAACCGTATGAATGTAATAAATGTGGAAAAGCCTTCTCTCAATGCTCATTACTTATTATACATATGAGAATTCACACTggtgagaaaccctatgaatgtaatgaatgtggaaaaGCATTCTCTCAAAGAGCATCCCTTTCTATACATAAGAGAGGTCATACAGGTGAGAAACGCCGAGTGTACTAA